A window from Streptomyces sp. NBC_00271 encodes these proteins:
- a CDS encoding ANTAR domain-containing protein, with protein MEQTRRLTEENHQLKEGMQTRACIDQAMGVVVAQGGVTPDDPWDLLREVSMNTNTKLRIVAEALVAWPAGGALPDDVGHALGIALAAHTSARCARSPR; from the coding sequence ATGGAGCAAACACGTCGGCTCACAGAGGAGAACCACCAGCTCAAGGAGGGTATGCAGACCCGTGCTTGCATTGACCAGGCCATGGGCGTGGTGGTCGCGCAGGGAGGCGTCACGCCCGACGACCCGTGGGACCTGTTGCGTGAGGTGTCGATGAACACCAACACGAAACTGCGGATAGTGGCCGAGGCTCTGGTCGCCTGGCCCGCCGGCGGGGCACTGCCCGATGACGTCGGCCATGCTCTCGGCATCGCCCTCGCAGCACACACGTCCGCCCGGTGCGCCAGGTCGCCCCGGTAG
- a CDS encoding Hsp20/alpha crystallin family protein encodes MLMRTDPFRELDRLAQQLTGVTGTWSRPSAMPMDAYREGEEYVIALDLPGVAKDAIDIDVERNMLTVKAERRPVVKTDDVQMELSERPLGVFSRQLVLADTLDTERITAGYEAGVLTLRIPIAERAKPRKIAIGGESEHKQIGG; translated from the coding sequence ATGTTGATGCGCACCGACCCGTTCCGCGAACTCGACCGGCTTGCCCAGCAGCTGACGGGTGTGACCGGTACCTGGTCCAGGCCCTCGGCGATGCCGATGGACGCCTACCGTGAGGGCGAGGAGTACGTGATCGCCCTCGACCTGCCCGGTGTCGCGAAGGACGCGATCGACATCGATGTCGAACGGAACATGCTCACCGTCAAGGCCGAGCGCCGCCCGGTCGTGAAGACCGACGACGTACAGATGGAGCTCTCCGAGCGGCCCCTGGGTGTCTTCTCCCGCCAGCTGGTGCTGGCCGACACCCTGGACACCGAGCGCATCACGGCCGGCTACGAAGCGGGGGTGCTGACCCTGCGGATCCCGATCGCCGAGCGCGCCAAGCCCCGCAAGATCGCGATCGGCGGGGAGTCCGAGCACAAGCAGATCGGCGGCTGA
- a CDS encoding helix-turn-helix transcriptional regulator — MRGVPESHTGWTFLTNHARVLAAIAEDRTTRIRDIAARCQLTERAVQKIISDLEEDGYLTHTRQGRSNEYRIEEGTNLRHPADSGPTVADLLALLAQHDAEHGSRNQQLHTTPPHERTTEGDR; from the coding sequence ATGCGTGGAGTACCCGAGTCACATACAGGCTGGACGTTCCTGACCAATCACGCCCGCGTGCTGGCCGCGATCGCCGAGGACCGCACCACCCGCATCCGCGACATCGCCGCGCGGTGCCAGCTCACCGAGCGGGCCGTCCAGAAGATCATTTCGGATTTGGAGGAAGACGGGTATCTCACCCACACCCGCCAAGGACGCTCCAACGAGTACCGGATCGAAGAGGGGACCAACCTGCGGCACCCGGCAGACTCCGGGCCGACGGTGGCGGATCTCCTCGCCCTCCTTGCTCAGCACGACGCCGAACACGGCAGCCGGAACCAGCAGTTGCACACGACACCCCCGCACGAACGAACAACGGAAGGTGACCGGTGA
- a CDS encoding DUF2267 domain-containing protein, translating to MAMRWEAFLDHVQERGEYTTPQEAERAARTVLALLGAHLVGEVRAELAARLPETFALVLLNPLQATEPLPPERFLRATAAWIEGATEQTAAWDVSAVLSVTADAAGEELTRRILLQLPPGYDLLFGRPEHA from the coding sequence GTGGCCATGCGATGGGAAGCATTCCTCGACCACGTGCAGGAACGCGGCGAGTACACCACCCCCCAGGAAGCCGAACGGGCCGCGCGTACCGTTCTGGCCCTGCTGGGCGCGCATCTGGTGGGTGAGGTCCGCGCCGAGCTGGCCGCCCGGCTCCCGGAGACCTTCGCCCTGGTTCTTCTCAACCCGCTGCAGGCCACCGAGCCCCTCCCGCCGGAGCGGTTCCTGCGGGCCACCGCGGCGTGGATCGAGGGAGCCACCGAACAGACCGCGGCCTGGGACGTCAGCGCCGTACTGAGCGTGACCGCCGATGCGGCGGGCGAGGAACTCACCCGCCGCATCCTGCTCCAGCTCCCCCCGGGCTACGACCTCCTCTTCGGCCGTCCCGAGCACGCCTGA
- a CDS encoding STAS domain-containing protein — protein MEPPRLSVTRFTTADGIVVLALRGEVDLTTGAEIQRALLGPDGEATRHTVMDLSQVTFMDSTGINALIGAHQAATAIQSWVRVAGPTPYILRVLQLVGLDTVMPCYPTLHQALSS, from the coding sequence ATGGAGCCTCCAAGGCTGTCGGTCACCCGGTTCACCACCGCCGACGGCATCGTCGTGCTGGCCTTGCGTGGCGAAGTCGACCTCACTACCGGCGCGGAGATCCAGCGCGCGCTCCTGGGCCCCGACGGTGAAGCCACCCGGCACACCGTGATGGACCTGAGTCAGGTGACCTTCATGGACTCCACTGGCATCAACGCCCTGATCGGGGCTCACCAGGCCGCCACTGCCATCCAGAGCTGGGTGCGCGTGGCCGGCCCCACCCCCTACATCCTGCGCGTCCTTCAGCTCGTCGGCCTCGACACTGTGATGCCCTGCTATCCCACGCTCCACCAGGCCCTGAGCAGCTAG
- a CDS encoding type III effector protein: MNASPEPRDPTSFFAAAAALNTINEAVRTAQTPQSGAHPQDGQASADQALAALLLLRELRDQLAGWEPGLIEAARAAGSSWADLAHPLGVASRQAAERRYLRVRPGTPGTTGEQRVQATRNRRAADRTITTWARTNAAELRQLAGQITALTDLPSQARTPLARLADALADNDAAQLIAPLADTRTHLKATHPDLAARIATITHHTDQLRQTGDAHR, encoded by the coding sequence GTGAACGCCTCCCCCGAGCCCCGCGACCCCACCTCGTTCTTCGCTGCCGCGGCAGCGCTGAACACGATCAACGAAGCCGTCCGCACCGCCCAGACCCCCCAGAGCGGAGCGCACCCACAGGACGGACAAGCCAGTGCGGACCAGGCCCTGGCCGCACTCCTCCTGCTGCGTGAACTGCGCGACCAACTCGCAGGATGGGAACCTGGACTGATCGAGGCAGCCCGGGCAGCAGGCTCCAGCTGGGCGGACCTCGCCCACCCGCTCGGCGTCGCCAGCCGCCAGGCCGCCGAACGCCGCTACCTGCGCGTACGCCCCGGAACACCCGGCACCACCGGCGAACAGCGCGTACAAGCCACCCGCAACCGCCGGGCCGCCGACCGCACCATCACCACCTGGGCCCGGACCAACGCCGCCGAACTACGCCAACTCGCCGGCCAGATCACCGCGCTCACGGACCTCCCCTCCCAGGCCCGCACACCTCTGGCCCGGCTCGCCGACGCCCTCGCCGACAACGACGCCGCCCAGCTCATCGCCCCACTCGCCGACACCCGCACACACCTCAAGGCCACGCACCCCGACCTCGCAGCCCGCATCGCCACCATCACCCACCACACCGACCAACTCCGCCAGACCGGCGACGCCCACCGCTGA
- a CDS encoding glycosyl hydrolase: MSAPTRKRRWLTICAITASAALVAIPAGAASGPDGTPFGARTLAQLAAERAQSVGAITPKAKAEDDGGGGDDGNEADEIAEGADQYAEARTSPGIVAPGAYGAAWQSLTDLRSTGGSWRNVTDLPYNSDDARYRDYDSNSSGGSGNVTGRMAAMAAADDGYVYAGSAGGGVWRSHTGGGRWQPISDKLSSQSTGALALDDGGRLWLGTGEATTNADAYLGSGVYVLSDPHHGTFSARSRVGGDELESTTIHELRFGGGRVWAATSEGVWSHSTKKLSGAWKLEFAPNPDYLPGGSLASDASAAYKNIANDIAIDPKDPSKVVLAVGWRSGDDYNGFYTKVNGTWTRITSGLGDLPADADNVGNVTFARSADGSRYYAIDQSPEQLNTNPDSGLEGIYVSKSGSPTGPWTQIADYKGLAADGSALTSSGYMPGVQAWYNQFLTVDPANAEHVYAGLEEVYETKDGGSNWSTVGPYWNFGFSCWSIDPAKQTGDCNQTTHSDQHGVAIGSYHGKSFVYVGNDGGAYKRPVNGSQDASGHATDWTSLNDGTIDTLQYYSVGVGKDLTHGGVSVTGGLQDNGQSVLRSNDTVMGSNFGGDGGDTLTDPANGCNIAEEYVYLAIQITQNCAVNDGSWTTDSSKITSYNVAPADNATSEARFIAPLAADAKNSSTWIAGGRHVWVQTHGYAIRSGSEWTSVYDLGAGRTATAVAASGGKVYAAWCGPCNNQGFARGISVGNADGTGWHDITLPATGADGAVPNRYLSGFAIDPKNADHVFLAVNGFSRHWTEGPGAGVGHVFESKDGGTTWKDVSKNLPDVPTNSAVVTPNGGLAVATDLGVVYRAPGRTTWQRVGNLPAVAVLQLKLSPDGKMLYAATHGRGIYSIKVRDCG, translated from the coding sequence GTGTCAGCACCAACCCGTAAGAGACGATGGCTCACGATCTGCGCCATCACCGCATCCGCCGCACTCGTCGCGATACCCGCCGGCGCCGCGTCCGGCCCGGACGGCACGCCCTTCGGTGCCCGCACACTCGCCCAACTCGCCGCCGAACGTGCCCAGTCGGTGGGCGCCATCACTCCAAAGGCCAAGGCGGAGGACGACGGCGGCGGCGGTGACGATGGCAACGAGGCCGATGAGATAGCCGAGGGTGCGGACCAGTACGCCGAAGCCCGCACCTCGCCCGGCATCGTCGCGCCGGGCGCGTACGGCGCCGCCTGGCAGAGTCTGACCGACCTGCGCAGCACCGGCGGCAGTTGGCGGAACGTCACGGACCTGCCGTACAACTCCGACGATGCGCGTTACCGCGACTACGACTCCAACTCCAGCGGCGGCTCGGGCAACGTCACCGGCCGGATGGCGGCGATGGCCGCCGCCGACGACGGATACGTGTACGCGGGCAGTGCGGGCGGCGGGGTGTGGCGCTCGCACACCGGAGGCGGCCGCTGGCAGCCCATCAGCGACAAGCTGTCCTCGCAGTCCACCGGCGCGCTCGCACTCGACGACGGCGGGCGGCTGTGGCTGGGCACCGGTGAGGCGACGACCAACGCGGACGCCTACCTTGGCAGCGGCGTCTACGTGCTGTCCGACCCGCACCACGGCACGTTTTCCGCGCGCAGCCGGGTAGGCGGTGACGAGCTGGAGTCCACCACCATCCACGAGCTGCGCTTCGGTGGCGGCAGGGTGTGGGCGGCGACGAGCGAGGGCGTGTGGAGCCACTCCACCAAGAAGCTCAGCGGCGCCTGGAAGCTGGAGTTCGCGCCCAACCCCGACTACCTGCCAGGCGGTTCACTGGCGAGCGACGCCTCGGCCGCGTACAAGAATATCGCCAACGACATCGCGATCGATCCGAAGGACCCCTCCAAGGTGGTTCTCGCGGTCGGCTGGCGCAGCGGTGACGACTACAACGGCTTCTACACCAAGGTGAACGGCACCTGGACGCGGATCACCAGCGGCCTGGGCGACCTGCCGGCCGACGCGGACAACGTCGGCAACGTCACCTTCGCCCGGTCCGCCGACGGCTCCCGCTACTACGCCATCGACCAGTCCCCGGAGCAGCTGAACACCAACCCGGACAGCGGTCTGGAGGGAATTTACGTCTCCAAGTCCGGTTCCCCGACCGGTCCTTGGACACAGATCGCGGACTACAAGGGACTGGCCGCCGACGGCTCGGCGCTGACCTCCAGCGGTTACATGCCCGGCGTGCAGGCTTGGTACAACCAGTTCCTGACCGTCGACCCGGCGAACGCGGAACACGTCTACGCCGGCCTCGAAGAGGTCTACGAGACCAAGGACGGCGGTAGTAACTGGTCGACCGTCGGCCCGTACTGGAACTTCGGGTTCTCCTGCTGGAGCATCGACCCGGCCAAGCAGACGGGCGACTGCAACCAGACCACCCACTCAGACCAGCACGGCGTCGCGATCGGCAGCTACCACGGCAAGAGCTTCGTGTACGTCGGCAACGACGGCGGCGCCTACAAGCGCCCGGTCAACGGCTCCCAGGACGCCTCCGGCCACGCCACCGACTGGACCTCACTCAACGACGGCACGATCGACACCCTGCAGTACTACTCGGTGGGCGTCGGCAAGGACCTGACCCACGGCGGCGTCTCCGTCACCGGGGGCCTGCAGGACAACGGCCAGTCCGTCCTGCGCAGCAACGACACGGTGATGGGCTCCAACTTCGGCGGCGACGGCGGCGACACCCTCACCGACCCCGCCAACGGCTGCAACATCGCCGAGGAGTACGTCTACCTCGCCATCCAGATCACCCAGAACTGCGCCGTCAACGACGGCTCCTGGACCACCGACTCCAGCAAGATCACCTCGTACAACGTCGCCCCGGCCGACAACGCCACCAGTGAGGCCCGCTTCATCGCCCCGCTCGCCGCCGACGCGAAGAACAGCTCGACCTGGATCGCCGGCGGCCGGCACGTCTGGGTCCAGACCCACGGCTACGCCATCCGCAGCGGCTCCGAGTGGACCAGCGTCTACGACCTCGGCGCCGGCCGTACCGCGACCGCAGTCGCGGCCTCGGGCGGCAAGGTGTACGCGGCCTGGTGCGGACCCTGCAACAACCAGGGCTTCGCCCGCGGCATCTCCGTCGGCAACGCGGACGGCACCGGCTGGCACGACATCACCCTCCCGGCCACCGGCGCGGACGGCGCCGTGCCCAACCGCTACCTCAGCGGCTTCGCCATCGACCCCAAGAACGCCGACCACGTCTTCCTCGCGGTCAACGGCTTCTCCCGGCACTGGACCGAGGGTCCGGGTGCGGGCGTCGGCCACGTCTTCGAGTCCAAGGACGGCGGCACCACCTGGAAGGACGTCTCGAAGAACCTCCCCGACGTACCGACCAACTCCGCGGTCGTCACGCCGAACGGCGGCCTCGCCGTCGCCACCGACCTCGGCGTCGTCTACCGGGCCCCGGGCCGTACGACGTGGCAGCGCGTCGGCAACCTCCCGGCTGTCGCCGTGCTTCAGCTGAAGCTGAGCCCCGACGGCAAGATGCTGTACGCGGCCACCCATGGCCGCGGCATCTACAGCATCAAGGTTCGTGACTGCGGCTGA
- a CDS encoding acetyl-CoA synthetase, which produces MRPGTVVSLILRPRTDDKRWTAVQSSAPVFVLASGWQLDTGGTAHASLRCAGTRSGTSDVTALAKAPDVAGAPRVAFTLHVTVVPYTTEG; this is translated from the coding sequence GTGCGGCCCGGGACGGTGGTGTCCCTCATCCTGCGGCCTCGCACCGACGACAAGCGGTGGACGGCCGTGCAGAGTTCCGCGCCCGTCTTCGTCCTCGCGTCCGGATGGCAGCTGGACACGGGCGGCACCGCCCACGCCTCGCTGCGGTGCGCAGGCACCCGGAGCGGTACGTCCGACGTCACCGCGCTGGCGAAGGCACCGGACGTGGCGGGCGCGCCACGCGTCGCCTTCACGCTCCACGTGACTGTGGTGCCGTACACGACGGAGGGGTGA
- a CDS encoding ANTAR domain-containing protein, translating into MDTVLRLEDENLQLKEAVRSHAVVDQAIGVILAVGQLTPDQGWDVLRSTSQNTNIKLRHVAELIVDWARTGRLPTEIRSQLEHQLGVDRRRE; encoded by the coding sequence ATGGACACGGTTCTGCGACTGGAGGACGAAAACCTCCAGCTCAAAGAGGCAGTGCGCTCGCACGCCGTTGTCGATCAGGCCATCGGGGTCATCCTGGCAGTAGGACAGCTGACTCCCGACCAGGGCTGGGACGTGCTGCGGAGCACCTCCCAGAACACCAACATCAAGTTGCGGCACGTGGCCGAACTGATCGTCGACTGGGCGCGAACAGGCCGGCTGCCCACTGAGATTCGCAGCCAGCTGGAGCACCAGCTCGGCGTCGACAGGCGCCGTGAGTGA
- a CDS encoding expansin EXLX1 family cellulose-binding protein, protein MNTSRQAARQRRQRRRLMLAGTSALIAAGVVAYLVMALLPDRNVDAGPAAATPLATTQVKATAVGGERATPAATASPTGSPSPTGSPTPKGAATTTSPRPSPTDTPEPKRKPATTTAQAGRLQPHTTYRGVATAYEAADGNGACLFGPSPDLMIAAMNTTDYETSRACGAYVLVRAANGRSITVRITNECPLPCAPGQLDLSQQAFAKLADLKVGRIPITWSLVSPSISNKISIRYKTGSSRYWCGIQAIGHRNPVARLEVRTSGGWRQLPRTSYNYFIAADGSGCGSAIRLTDIYGERLTINGIAVRPNVVQPTQVQFARH, encoded by the coding sequence ATGAACACATCGAGGCAGGCCGCGCGGCAGCGCAGACAAAGACGCAGGCTCATGCTGGCCGGCACATCGGCGCTGATCGCCGCGGGCGTTGTCGCCTACCTGGTCATGGCGTTGCTCCCCGATCGCAACGTCGACGCAGGGCCTGCCGCAGCCACGCCCCTCGCCACCACCCAGGTGAAAGCCACCGCCGTCGGCGGCGAGAGGGCCACCCCGGCCGCGACGGCGAGCCCCACCGGCTCGCCCAGCCCGACAGGCTCCCCCACCCCGAAGGGTGCCGCGACCACCACGTCGCCGCGACCGTCACCCACTGACACCCCGGAGCCCAAGCGAAAGCCCGCTACCACAACTGCGCAGGCAGGACGGCTTCAGCCGCACACCACCTACCGGGGCGTCGCCACCGCCTACGAGGCCGCGGACGGAAACGGCGCCTGCCTGTTCGGCCCCAGCCCCGACCTCATGATCGCGGCCATGAACACCACCGACTACGAGACGTCCAGGGCGTGCGGCGCGTACGTGCTCGTGCGCGCGGCCAACGGCAGATCCATCACGGTACGCATCACCAACGAATGCCCCCTGCCCTGCGCACCCGGGCAACTCGACCTCAGCCAACAGGCATTCGCCAAACTGGCCGACCTCAAGGTCGGCCGGATCCCCATCACCTGGAGCCTGGTGAGCCCCAGCATCTCCAACAAGATCTCCATCCGGTACAAGACCGGCTCCAGCCGCTACTGGTGCGGCATCCAGGCGATCGGCCACCGCAACCCAGTCGCCAGGCTGGAGGTCCGCACCTCAGGCGGCTGGCGGCAACTGCCCCGCACCTCCTACAACTACTTCATCGCCGCGGACGGCAGCGGGTGCGGCAGCGCGATCAGACTCACCGACATCTACGGCGAACGGTTGACCATCAACGGAATCGCGGTGCGGCCGAACGTCGTGCAACCCACCCAGGTCCAGTTCGCCCGGCACTGA
- a CDS encoding peptide ligase PGM1-related protein, translated as MVSKGSAVIFFANFLSDLAVDLGEGEVLAQWAQQAPRKAWLLRPGDVLVSPVPLGKEFLEYVTGLTGVPSESVTVIAVPPVGAVPLAQAVRQAGLTDRLRALAGEPGAALLPTALDASAIGFARDLGLTVHPYSTVDDAAAALKITMRLNTKAGFREVAERLGMRLPAGQVCRRPEVDGVVREFLGQYERVVIKPDRSAGGHGMRFVARGDLEGGPAVELDVIGGPVGTWVVEERVDVSASVSIQLETNTSGTRVLFSGAMHTNQGSFTGYVSPLPPSCVHVAGELEEWGLQLGRYLADYGYAGPFGVDALVSTDGAVYADESNIRRTATTTPHTMVTRLTAGSAVGRPAWSLSKGYTRRPFSFEQALARLREHHLAFDPARREGVVLYVDAPSDGRSWRYAVISANADGVGEWDAWLSQAMEFESI; from the coding sequence GTGGTGAGCAAGGGAAGTGCTGTGATCTTTTTTGCGAACTTTCTTTCGGACCTGGCAGTAGATCTCGGCGAGGGCGAGGTGCTGGCTCAGTGGGCACAGCAGGCGCCGCGCAAGGCGTGGCTTCTGCGGCCCGGAGACGTACTGGTGAGCCCCGTACCTCTGGGAAAGGAGTTCCTGGAATATGTGACCGGCCTGACGGGGGTGCCCAGCGAGAGCGTGACGGTGATCGCGGTACCGCCGGTCGGTGCCGTCCCGTTGGCGCAAGCGGTACGTCAGGCTGGGCTCACGGACCGACTACGGGCTCTTGCCGGCGAACCGGGTGCCGCGCTGCTGCCGACAGCACTGGATGCGTCGGCGATCGGCTTCGCGCGGGATCTCGGCCTCACGGTCCACCCCTACTCCACGGTTGACGACGCCGCGGCCGCGCTGAAGATCACCATGCGGCTGAACACGAAGGCCGGGTTCCGCGAGGTGGCCGAGCGCCTGGGGATGCGATTGCCTGCGGGTCAGGTGTGCCGACGCCCTGAGGTGGACGGGGTCGTACGTGAGTTTCTGGGGCAGTACGAGCGAGTGGTGATCAAGCCTGACCGCTCTGCCGGAGGCCACGGGATGCGCTTCGTAGCGCGCGGCGACCTGGAAGGCGGACCAGCCGTGGAGCTTGATGTGATTGGTGGTCCCGTGGGGACCTGGGTGGTGGAGGAGCGCGTGGACGTGTCCGCGTCGGTCAGCATCCAGCTGGAGACCAACACCTCCGGGACGCGAGTCCTGTTCAGCGGTGCGATGCACACAAACCAGGGTTCCTTCACGGGATACGTGTCTCCGCTGCCGCCGTCCTGCGTGCACGTGGCCGGGGAGTTGGAGGAATGGGGGCTCCAACTGGGCCGCTACCTGGCCGACTATGGCTACGCGGGGCCCTTTGGAGTGGACGCGCTGGTCAGCACGGACGGCGCGGTGTATGCCGACGAGAGCAACATCCGCCGTACCGCGACGACAACGCCCCACACGATGGTCACCCGACTGACTGCGGGGTCGGCGGTCGGCCGTCCGGCATGGTCGCTGTCCAAGGGGTATACACGACGGCCCTTCTCCTTCGAACAAGCCCTCGCCCGGCTGCGGGAACACCACCTCGCCTTCGACCCGGCACGGCGTGAAGGCGTCGTCCTCTACGTGGATGCGCCGTCGGATGGCCGTTCCTGGCGCTACGCGGTGATCTCTGCCAACGCTGACGGTGTAGGCGAGTGGGATGCCTGGCTGTCCCAAGCCATGGAATTCGAATCGATCTGA
- a CDS encoding DUF2267 domain-containing protein, whose protein sequence is MLPLREPATARPGMTFQQMLERVRYEGAYPTRERAEDVTRAVLGALGRQLSGDERVDLAACLPSEAALVFTSQIPDLQPLTGWGFVKDLATRMGATPAVARWDTGAVLAVVGRLAGPGLLDRILAQLPSGYALLFGRAELTQAA, encoded by the coding sequence ATGCTTCCGCTGCGGGAACCTGCGACTGCCCGACCCGGCATGACGTTTCAGCAGATGCTGGAAAGAGTCCGATACGAAGGCGCTTATCCGACCCGGGAGCGGGCCGAGGACGTCACGCGTGCCGTGCTGGGGGCCCTGGGCCGTCAGCTCTCCGGCGACGAACGCGTCGACCTCGCCGCCTGCCTCCCCTCCGAGGCCGCCCTCGTGTTCACCAGCCAAATCCCCGACCTTCAACCGCTCACCGGCTGGGGCTTCGTCAAGGACCTGGCCACCCGCATGGGTGCCACCCCCGCGGTCGCGCGCTGGGACACTGGAGCCGTCCTCGCCGTCGTCGGCCGCCTGGCCGGCCCCGGTCTCCTGGATCGCATCCTCGCCCAGCTCCCGTCCGGATACGCGCTCCTGTTCGGCCGCGCCGAACTCACCCAGGCCGCCTGA
- a CDS encoding MerR family transcriptional regulator yields the protein MTAENSLRRLDDDDYPAYTMGRAAEMLGTTPAFLRALGEARLITPLRSEGGHRRYSRYQLKIAARARELVDQGTPVEAACRIVILEDQLEEARRINEEHRAAVEPRRTADA from the coding sequence ATGACCGCAGAAAACTCTCTGCGTCGTCTCGATGACGACGACTACCCCGCCTACACCATGGGCCGGGCCGCCGAAATGCTCGGCACCACACCCGCCTTCCTGCGGGCGCTCGGTGAAGCCCGCCTGATCACGCCCCTGCGCTCGGAGGGCGGCCACCGCCGCTACTCCCGCTACCAGTTGAAGATCGCCGCTCGCGCTCGCGAACTCGTCGACCAGGGCACTCCGGTCGAGGCTGCCTGCCGCATTGTCATCCTCGAAGACCAGCTCGAAGAGGCCCGGCGCATCAACGAAGAACACCGGGCCGCTGTCGAACCGCGCCGCACGGCGGACGCCTGA